In the Nitratiruptor sp. YY09-18 genome, GTTATCAATATGAACTATCAAGGACCTTTGGAGATGCTCTATTTTGCTTCTTCCATCTTAGCCTTAGCAGTGGCTCTGTATTTCATGCACAAAGACGCAGATAAACATTAAGGACATTTCATGGTATTTATAGATGCATGTTTTCGCAAAAAAACTCCCTACACTCCCATCTGGATGATGCGTCAGGCGGGACGCTATCTCCCTCAATATATGGAAGTGCGCAATAAAGCTGGAGACTTCTTGACTCTATGCAAAAACCCCGCAATGGCTGCTGAAGTAACTCTCCAGCCGGTAGAGATTTTAGATGTAGATGCTGCAATTTTGTTTAGCGATATCTTGGTCATTCCTTTAGAGATGGGAATGGATCTGCGCTTTGAAAAGGGAGAGGGTCCTGTTTTTAGTAATCCAGTACGTACTATGGAAGATCTCGAGCGTCTTTATGACTATCCAGAAGAGCGCCTCACTTATGTCTATGAAACAATCAAAATCGTACGCAAAAAACTTCCAAAAGAGAAGGCTCTTATCGGTTTTAGTGGCGCTCCTTGGACATTGGCAACATACATGGTAGAAGGTAGAGGCTCCAAGACCTATGCAACAATCAAAAAACTTATTTATACTGACCCGGCATTTATGCATGCTTTGATGGTAAAAGTTACCGAAGCAATCAAAGCCTATCTTGTCAAGCAGATAGAATCTGGAGTCAATGCAGTGCAGATTTTTGATAGCTGGGCAAGTGCACTAGAAAAAGAGAAGTATTTTGAATTTGGCTGGGACTATCTGGTAGATATTGCCCAGTTTCTCAAAGAACGTTATCCTCATATCCCTGTCATTCTTTTTCCAAAAGGAATAGCTGGATATTTAGATGATATATATGGAAAATTTGATGTTTTCGGAGTCGATTGGAGCACACCAATTGATCTAGCAAAAGCCAAACTAGGCGAAAAATATGTTCTCCAGGGAAATATGGAACCAACAAGACTCTACTCTAAAGAAGCTACAAAAGAGGGAGTAGAAAAAATCATCGAAATTATGGGAGCCAAACCTGGACATATCTTCAACCTCGGGCACGGTATGTTTCCAGACCTCCCTGTAGAAAATGCCAAATATTTAGTAGAGCTTGTTCACGATTTGACACGCCGATGAGTATAATTTTTGGTCCAATAAATTCCAGGAGATTTGGACTCTCTCTTGGAATTGACCTCTCTCCAGCGCAAAAATCATGCAATTTTGACTGCCTCTATTGCGAACTTGAACCTGCAAAACCCATAGATGCAATACAAAATCCACCAAGTGTGAAAGAAGTCATCCAAGAGACCCAAAAAGCTTTGCAGGAGTTTCGTGAAGTGGATGTTATCACAGTGACAGCAAACGGAGAGCCTACACTATACCCCTATCTTGATGAGCTTGTAGACGAACTAAACAGAATCAAAGAGGATAAAAAACTCCTCATTCTCTCCAATGCCAGTCGTATTCATGAACTAGCTATCCAGCAAACTCTTACAAAATTTGATATCGTCAAACTCTCTTTAGATAGTGTCGATCAACGCACCTTTAAGCGCCTCGATCGCCCTTTAAAAGGGATTGAAGTCCAAGATATTATTCATGGAATGGTATATTTTCGCAATATCTATGATGGTTTTCTTGTGATAGAGATCTTAGTTGTACAGGGTATTAATGATAAACCACAAGAGTTTGTAGCACTCAATGAAGTCTTGCAACAGATCAAGCCAGATCGTATCGATATTGGTACCATAGACCGTCCTCCAGCATACAAAGTAGCACCTGTAAGCTATGAAAAGCTCTATGAACTCTCAAAACATATCAAAAATCTTCCAGTTACTATCGTCTCAAGAAAAAAAGAGCATAGCTATCAACTGCATCTTAGCAAAGATGAGCTTATTGATCTCCTTACACATAGACCATTAACACAAGAAGATATAGATACACTTTTTGATGAAGAAACTATCAAACTTGTTAGAAAACTTCTCAAAGATAAAGCTATTACAAAGCGCAATGTTGGCAATGTAACTTTCTTTGATGCAACAGTCCATACAATTTCAAAATAGTATTTCTAAGTCGACTGATAAATAATATTTTATTACATTTATAGGTTGGGTTTAGAGGGGTCTTAAAACCCTTACATATAGTTATCGCCGCAGTCTCGCATTGTAACAGGGTTGGGTTTAGAGGGGTCTTAAAACATAAGTAAATTCAATCAATTCATACTCCTTATTGTAACAGGGTTGGGTTTAGAGGGGTCTTAAAACTACGCAAGCCCCAATACCAATATCCCTATGAATTGTAACAGGGTTGGGTTTAGAGGGGTCTTAAAACGGTCTATGCAGTCCTATGACGATATCTGCAATTGTAACAGGGTTGGGTTTAGAGGGGTCTTAAAAC is a window encoding:
- the hemE gene encoding uroporphyrinogen decarboxylase, with the translated sequence MVFIDACFRKKTPYTPIWMMRQAGRYLPQYMEVRNKAGDFLTLCKNPAMAAEVTLQPVEILDVDAAILFSDILVIPLEMGMDLRFEKGEGPVFSNPVRTMEDLERLYDYPEERLTYVYETIKIVRKKLPKEKALIGFSGAPWTLATYMVEGRGSKTYATIKKLIYTDPAFMHALMVKVTEAIKAYLVKQIESGVNAVQIFDSWASALEKEKYFEFGWDYLVDIAQFLKERYPHIPVILFPKGIAGYLDDIYGKFDVFGVDWSTPIDLAKAKLGEKYVLQGNMEPTRLYSKEATKEGVEKIIEIMGAKPGHIFNLGHGMFPDLPVENAKYLVELVHDLTRR
- a CDS encoding radical SAM protein, with product MSIIFGPINSRRFGLSLGIDLSPAQKSCNFDCLYCELEPAKPIDAIQNPPSVKEVIQETQKALQEFREVDVITVTANGEPTLYPYLDELVDELNRIKEDKKLLILSNASRIHELAIQQTLTKFDIVKLSLDSVDQRTFKRLDRPLKGIEVQDIIHGMVYFRNIYDGFLVIEILVVQGINDKPQEFVALNEVLQQIKPDRIDIGTIDRPPAYKVAPVSYEKLYELSKHIKNLPVTIVSRKKEHSYQLHLSKDELIDLLTHRPLTQEDIDTLFDEETIKLVRKLLKDKAITKRNVGNVTFFDATVHTISK